A single genomic interval of Pseudomonadota bacterium harbors:
- a CDS encoding alkaline phosphatase family protein translates to MNIQITRTHLLAGMIAVTAALAAFLLLTPRSSVQTGGEKKTLKLYWFIPDGLRADPDIFTIFNWAKEGKLPHLRKMMESGTWGYSQPVFPGHTPTNFATLLTGSSPKIHGIADGPMHIEGYPLKMVSKGGFSSIAKKVPPIWYTLEKRGMTATLLSVPGSTPPELDSGITIRGRWGGWGIDFPSIIFQSGGDQGLRKQQGMDTRVFSFGSDLTRFSEATEPSSWQLQLPPSFSPIREAAFTNWGTTVYTLFYDTTNDNLVNYDHALFSIDKKNLLAEISTGGWSNWLPVNLSWQIQNDYNINTPKRMAWERSLSAIQVNTSFAINLIKSDPENFRVRFLYDTLNQYLVKPSYLAEDMNKELGPMVDFPDNYPPQLIYFPEDKATFLEESRRSLAWHRKAAAYLIRESNSDLIIHDIYTPNQMLTSRWWLGGLDPASRHYKDTPDHERSVLWNEVMEAYKGIDDILGEILAGADEETYVVFSSDHGIAPLNREVLLNNFFAEKGLLNYTIDPATGEYAIDWRNTRAIYLKMDNIYINPDGLAGNYHRTSGPGYEQLRAQVIDMLNNELADENGDTPIAKVVKWENAGDELGLPADRTGDLVIANRPGFGWVEEVTSDKAIFRNSLKAGYKQAIIPEQTSAMLTPFVIMGPGIKKNYQLSETIHHIDQYPTIMRLLNQPVPDFVEGKSINGIMND, encoded by the coding sequence TTGAATATTCAAATTACCAGAACACATCTCCTGGCCGGGATGATCGCTGTTACCGCAGCACTTGCCGCATTCCTGCTGCTCACGCCCCGGAGCTCCGTTCAGACCGGAGGGGAAAAGAAAACCCTGAAGCTGTATTGGTTCATCCCTGACGGCCTCCGGGCTGACCCTGATATTTTTACCATTTTCAACTGGGCGAAAGAGGGCAAACTCCCACATTTACGGAAAATGATGGAGTCAGGAACCTGGGGATACTCTCAACCGGTCTTTCCCGGACACACCCCCACCAATTTTGCAACTCTCCTCACCGGCTCCTCCCCTAAAATCCATGGGATCGCCGACGGCCCGATGCATATTGAGGGATACCCCCTGAAAATGGTTTCCAAAGGGGGGTTCAGTTCAATAGCCAAAAAAGTCCCGCCGATCTGGTACACCCTTGAAAAAAGAGGGATGACGGCAACGCTTCTTTCCGTGCCAGGTTCCACCCCGCCGGAACTTGACAGCGGGATCACCATCAGAGGGCGATGGGGAGGCTGGGGGATCGATTTTCCCTCGATCATCTTCCAGAGCGGGGGTGACCAGGGCCTTCGCAAACAGCAGGGAATGGACACCAGGGTTTTCAGCTTTGGATCGGACCTAACCAGATTCAGTGAAGCGACCGAACCATCGAGTTGGCAATTGCAACTTCCCCCAAGTTTCAGTCCGATCCGGGAAGCCGCTTTTACCAACTGGGGGACAACGGTGTATACCCTGTTCTACGATACCACCAACGACAACCTGGTAAATTATGACCACGCCCTGTTTTCAATCGACAAAAAAAACCTGCTGGCCGAGATCTCTACCGGCGGATGGAGCAACTGGCTGCCGGTGAACTTAAGTTGGCAGATCCAGAATGACTACAACATCAATACTCCAAAACGCATGGCCTGGGAACGCTCCCTGTCCGCCATTCAGGTCAACACCTCCTTTGCCATCAACCTGATCAAGAGTGATCCTGAAAATTTCCGGGTCCGCTTCCTTTACGATACCCTGAACCAGTACCTGGTGAAGCCCTCTTATCTGGCTGAAGACATGAATAAGGAACTCGGGCCAATGGTTGATTTCCCGGACAACTATCCGCCGCAGCTCATTTATTTCCCAGAGGACAAAGCGACCTTTCTCGAAGAGAGCCGCCGTTCTCTGGCCTGGCACCGGAAAGCCGCTGCATATCTGATAAGGGAAAGCAACAGCGACCTGATCATCCATGATATCTATACCCCGAACCAGATGCTGACCAGTCGCTGGTGGCTGGGAGGCCTCGACCCTGCCAGCCGACATTACAAAGACACTCCAGACCATGAACGGTCTGTTTTATGGAACGAAGTCATGGAAGCATACAAAGGCATTGATGATATTCTGGGTGAAATCCTGGCGGGAGCGGATGAAGAAACGTATGTGGTTTTCAGCTCCGATCACGGGATCGCGCCCTTGAACCGGGAAGTCCTGCTGAACAATTTTTTCGCCGAAAAAGGACTCCTGAATTATACTATCGATCCCGCCACCGGAGAATATGCCATCGACTGGCGGAACACTCGTGCCATCTACCTGAAGATGGACAATATCTATATCAACCCCGATGGTCTGGCCGGCAACTATCATCGCACCTCCGGTCCGGGATACGAACAATTACGGGCACAAGTCATCGACATGCTCAATAATGAACTCGCTGATGAAAACGGCGACACCCCCATTGCCAAAGTGGTGAAATGGGAAAACGCCGGTGATGAACTTGGCCTTCCAGCCGACCGCACCGGCGACCTGGTGATCGCCAACCGTCCCGGTTTCGGTTGGGTTGAAGAGGTGACTTCCGACAAGGCAATCTTCAGGAACTCCCTGAAGGCCGGCTACAAACAGGCGATCATCCCCGAACAGACTTCAGCCATGCTGACCCCTTTCGTGATCATGGGACCCGGGATAAAAAAGAATTATCAGCTTTCCGAAACTATCCATCATATAGACCAGTATCCTACCATCATGAGACTGTTGAACCAGCCGGTGCCTGATTTTGTTGAAGGAAAAAGCATCAACGGGATCATGAACGATTAA
- a CDS encoding MBL fold metallo-hydrolase — translation MRKSSAGIIVPVLLLLLIVSVSPRESSGAEKEAATGTRVVLLGTGNPQPDPDRAGSATAIIVNNTAYLVDFGPGVVRRAAAALRDKGIRELNPPKIRVVFNTHLHSDHTAGYADLILTPWTMGRRVPLEVYGPKGIKNMTDHLLAAYGEDIRIRTEGLEAIPRETLKVNTHEIEAGQIYKDDNVTVTAFATSHGDWEQSFGYRFDTADRSVVIPGDTSPSQAVIDACNGCDILIHEALTMKFVNNSRRPNPQGFDLKSYAAKYHTTTAQLAELAGKAKPGLLILHHNPITLQPAKRPMASTPDDLLREIKGAGYKGEVVVGRDLDVY, via the coding sequence ATGAGAAAGTCATCCGCGGGAATAATTGTTCCGGTCTTACTATTACTGCTGATCGTGTCGGTTTCCCCCCGGGAGTCTTCCGGTGCCGAAAAAGAGGCCGCAACCGGAACCCGGGTGGTGCTGCTCGGCACCGGCAACCCGCAGCCCGACCCGGATCGTGCCGGTTCAGCGACCGCGATCATCGTGAACAATACCGCCTATCTGGTCGATTTCGGCCCCGGGGTGGTGAGACGCGCTGCCGCTGCCCTCAGGGATAAAGGAATCAGGGAACTCAACCCGCCCAAAATAAGAGTTGTCTTCAATACTCACCTGCACTCAGACCATACCGCGGGGTACGCCGACCTGATTCTTACCCCCTGGACCATGGGCCGCCGGGTACCCCTTGAAGTATACGGCCCCAAGGGGATCAAGAACATGACCGACCATCTCCTTGCAGCCTACGGGGAGGATATCCGGATCCGCACCGAGGGCCTTGAGGCCATTCCCAGGGAAACCCTGAAGGTAAATACCCACGAGATCGAGGCCGGGCAGATTTATAAGGATGACAATGTTACGGTCACAGCCTTTGCAACCTCGCACGGAGACTGGGAACAATCCTTCGGCTACCGCTTTGATACCGCCGACCGGAGTGTCGTCATCCCCGGCGACACCTCCCCTTCCCAGGCGGTGATCGATGCCTGCAACGGCTGCGATATTCTGATCCACGAAGCCCTGACCATGAAGTTCGTCAACAACTCCCGCCGCCCGAACCCGCAAGGATTTGACCTCAAGAGCTATGCGGCTAAATACCATACGACCACGGCCCAGCTTGCCGAACTTGCCGGTAAGGCAAAACCGGGATTGCTGATTCTCCATCACAACCCGATAACCTTACAACCCGCAAAAAGGCCCATGGCCTCAACCCCTGATGACCTCCTGCGCGAGATAAAAGGTGCCGGCTATAAAGGAGAGGTTGTTGTCGGAAGAGATCTCGACGTTTACTAA